The following proteins come from a genomic window of Eleginops maclovinus isolate JMC-PN-2008 ecotype Puerto Natales chromosome 8, JC_Emac_rtc_rv5, whole genome shotgun sequence:
- the tmem38b gene encoding LOW QUALITY PROTEIN: trimeric intracellular cation channel type B (The sequence of the model RefSeq protein was modified relative to this genomic sequence to represent the inferred CDS: inserted 1 base in 1 codon), producing MDLLEVLHLDELSHGLANLSMFPYFDIAHYIVSIMALREQPGALKVSRVSPLACWFSSMLFCFGGGVLSAIMLAEPVVAPLSNSTSVLLASITWYLVFYCPVDLVYCCAALLPLRLVLTGMKEVTRTWKVLGGXIQAHTKYNDSLLVMIAIGWAKGAGGGLISNFEQLVRGIWKPETNELLKMSYPTKITLIGAVLFALQHTHYLPLKKHHLMLIYTVFTVVNKARMMLTGSSVSPFAAIESTIYKTLFSGHSYAALTDEVEKTCMDKGAINGTTSTKKSSEKGAEKHTPVSPVKGQSGSLKAKDESENTQTKNSKKKN from the exons ATGGATTTGTTGGAGGTGCTGCATTTGGACGAACTGTCCCACGGACTGGCCAACTTGTCCATGTTTCCGTACTTTGACATTGCGCACTATATCGTGTCAATCATGGCTCTGAGGGAGCAGCCAG GCGCCCTCAAGGTCTCCAGAGTCAGCCCCTTGGCCTGCTGGTTCAGCTCCATGCTCTTCTGTTTCGGTGGAGGGGTGCTGTCTGCCATCATGCTGGCCGAGCCCGTTGTTGCACCTTTGTCCAACAGCACCAGTGTTCTGCTCGCTTCCATCACCTG GTACCTAGTGTTCTACTGCCCTGTGGACCTGGTGTACTGCTGTGCCGCCCTGCTGCCTCTCAGGCTGGTGCTGACGGGGATGAAGGAAGTAACAAGGACGTGGAAGGTGCTGGGAG TCATCCAGGCACACACCAAATACAACGACAGTCTGCTGGTGATGATTGCCATCGGGTGGGCTAAAG GTGCTGGAGGTGGTCTGATAAGTAATTTTGAGCAGCTCGTTAGAGGCATTTGGAAACCAGAGACTAATGAGCTCCTCAAAATGTCTTA CCCCACCAAGATCACCCTGATAGGAGCGGTGCTGTTTGCTCTGCAGCACACTCACTACCTGCCTCTGAAGAAGCACCACCTGATGCTCATCTACACCGTCTTCACCGTAGTCAACAAG GCAAGAATGATGCTGACAGGCTCCTCTGTTTCTCCATTTGCTGCCATCGAGTCAACCATCTACAAGACCCTCTTCTCCGGCCACTCTTATGCAGCTCTCACCGACGAGGTAGAGAAAACATGTATGGATAAAGGCGCTATCAACGGGACAACCTCAACCAAAAAGTCCAGTGAGAAAGGAGCAGAGAAGCACACCCCTGTTTCTCCTGTCAAAGGACAAAGTGGATCGCTCAAAGCCAAAGACGAGtcagagaacacacagacaaaaaacagcaagaaGAAAAACTAG